The following is a genomic window from Salvelinus fontinalis isolate EN_2023a chromosome 11, ASM2944872v1, whole genome shotgun sequence.
CAGGTTGAATATCCATATTCTACAGTGCATATCCACTCCTCCCACTCTCCACTGCCACCGTCTGTCAGAGGTTTTGATGTGTTTTTTGTCTAACGCTGCTCTCCCGGCTGtttctattacacacacacacacagaacgtcacacacacacacaaccacacacagagaATCTGGAGCAGTAGTGAGAGCCTCTCGCTGTGATAAGTGCCCAATGTCAGTGCTGGCCTGGAGCAACAGGCCACACACAGAACatgtggcctctctctctctctctacaaacaCACATAGGACATGCCTCGATTTCAAATCCATCTGTGCCGCACTAGGATAGAGACACTCATTCCCATTGGTTGGCGCAGTATAAATTATAGAACATTGATCCAATCACAGGACAGTGGCGCCACCCCGTTACATCACCCTCCTCTTATAGCAACCACTAGCAGCTTTTTGGGGCAATTAACCTCAAAATACTCATATTAGgtcagagggggaaggagagacagGAAAGATAGACACAAGGCAGGAAAGGAAAAAAGAAAGAAGGAGACATCTCCCATTGCTCTACGTGTCCATCAGTTGTTTTTCATCATCGCTGGCTAATTGCCTGTCGACAAAGGTAGCATTCAGCTCTGCTGTCCCCCAGTTCTATAAGAAAGGGCTCCTGTGGATGAcaggggaggaaggaaggaaggaagggaaggagagatagaaggagagggaaacAGACTGAAAGGGTGAAAGTGGGAGACAGGAGATGCAGGAGAAAaagggacagaaacagagaggagcaTGGGACGAGAAAGGGTAGAGAAAatgagacagatggagacagagagggagagtgtgtgtaacAGCTGTGTGTAAACGAGATGCCCGGAACCAAGGTGCCCGTCACACACCACAAGGGAGGCACTTTCAGTGAGTGCGCCATGCAGCCAGACTTGGGGGACAGAAAACAATGCAACACACGTCACTGCATCAGGACAAAATCACAACCTTGTCGGGCCGCAAACATCCCCTCTCTGTAATGTCAGTAAAAGGACAGTGACGCAGTGTCCCTTCAACTAAATAATACTCAAACCCTCCAATCCTCTAAACACCAGGATCTAACCTTCCACAAGTCTAGTTTTACTTTTAACCCTTGACCTTGTCAAAGAGGAGGTCCACTACCATACGAGCATCTTTGTACAGCTGTAATTGAGGCAGGTAGACAAACAGTGCTCTGCTCACTGTTCCATTAAGTTAATTGAGTTGCTGATAAGTGAGAAACTCGTACCCCAAACAGTCTTGTCAACCATGATAAATGGATGCACAGAACACTGCATTAGAATAGACAGCATTACCAGACGCATTCTAGAAAAACCACCTAGCTGTTGTAGTGTCTTTCTACATACTGTGAATTGTTCTGTGTAGAACCATAATGTAAATGTCAGCATGTTGTGGATGTCAAGTGGATCTACAGCTCTGGCTCAGTGGTGGGTTAACGTTTGTCATTGGACAGAATGAATGGAACTGACCTGACCGTATTGCCAATCAGAACACAGGAGGTCAAAGGTTATAAATGAATGCATAGGCGTAATGGTTCCCCCTGAGTTTAATTTGTGTCTCAGACTCATTCAGTCCACTAGTTGTTAGAGGTGTCATCATCAAATAATTCAGTTGTTTTGTTTCAAATCATGGTGCTAAAATGTATGACGCCACCTCTACTTTTAAACATCTCTCAgaatgtcaacaacaaaaaacatttttgttTCCAAAAAGCGAGCTCGGTAATTGGTCTGATGTCCTTTCCAAAAGCACCATGTAGGCCAAGCCATTTACCTTCAGTCAGAACATTGCTATACTAAAACACTGTTTAAAGGGAATCGCTGCATTAGGGTTTTTTGGAGCGGACACACAAATGCAAGCTTGATGACCGTGTATTattttaccacacacacacatacacacagaggctTTCCTGAACAATCAGTGAAGAGCTGAAGAGGTGAGCTGAGCACTAATTCTGTGCTATAATCGGGAATACATTTGCttacacacgtgcgcacacacacacacacacacacacacacacacacacacacacacacacatacacacatacacacatacacacatacacacatacacacacacacacacacacacacacacacacacacacacacacacagtagttcgCTGAGATAGAGGATGAGTGAGCAGTGGCTTGTTGTGTAGGGCTGGGATATACTGACATTCTGAACCAATGGGACTTCCTGAGTTGTATGAGTGACCAATTTAAGGTTCCTCAGATCCCCATGGCAATGGAATGATTTAGATTTATTTACAAAAAATGCCCTTTTCCTGACATCGTTTGAAAAATAATGGAAATAAACGTGGAATTTTGCTTTAGGAGCAGCTATGACAGGAAAGAAAGAAGTCCGATATAATTACAAAGACAAGAAAATATTTCCATTGAGGATCATGTCAATAACAAACCGTATCACAGTATCCCCtttccaaataaaataaaacatttttttgttcacatttgtatttttttcccGGTATACTATATCACACAGTGATAACAAAGAAAGGAGAAATCTACAGCCACGTTAGCTTCGTGCAAAAAACACATACACTGGCACGCCGCATAGGCAAAGATTAAAGCAAGACAACGCATACAAAAATATAGAAAATCTCCAATGCAACTCAACACCTCACTGAAAACTAGCTTTCTGTCTTTGTACAACAATTTCTCCACCAAACACCATCTCTTTCACCAAATGGTCACTTCTGGAACATTCTATTTGTGTTTTTGTCTTCGTTGTTTTTTAAGACCATTGGCCTTCCATATAGGAAACCATAGAACCAAAAACAAAATCCGGTAGCTATAGTATGTCATTATGACGGTTAGTCATCATGATATTCAGAATATttataataacaacaacatgttGAATGATAGAAAACTAGTACAATAAAAGCATATCAAATACATATTTCCTGTCACTTTTAAGACATTCCAGCATTTGCTCATAACTGTTGGTGACAGGTTACATACAGTAGTTTGGCATACTTAGCAAGCCATGCCCAGAAGGATGCTAGGGGTCGTGCTCCCCTGTtcagacgttgcatgcatcaTCCAATTGTTGTGTGCCACATCATCGACTGTGCCATCAGACACCAGATTTAAATAACTATCCAGATTTAGGATGATCTGGCACGCGTCAGCtacgcctgggcagaggaacacGGCTTACATCTCTTGCAAAAGAGAGGAGGGGTTTCAGGTTTCAGGATGCAGTGGAACCTGTCCACCAATGGGATACATTGTATCTAGGTGGGGGCGGGGGAAGGATGGGGTTATACAGAACAGCCCAAACTGCAAACCGACATGCTCAAGACCAGGTCAGCACACAAGTTCAGTTCAGCACTTGCAAACACATGCAaagatatttcatagttttaagaTTCAGTCTTTTTCTGTCTTTTTTAGTTTTTAGCAGTCTCTCGCTTTCTTGTTGTGTGTGGGTGGAGCACTGAACCCCACTGGCCAATCCATGGGCTTCTTACTGAAACCACAGACCAATTGTTGGGCTTCTTATTGAAGGCTGTGACAGCCAGTCCAGCTCTCCTGCTTCACATTGATAGAAAAGATTGTTTGGACGCCtcaagacaaaaatatattgatACATATCAAATCGTCAGGGGGCAGGCAGGTAGGGGATCAAAATGATGCCATAAGGCCAAGACAGAGGGGTTACACAGCAGTAAGAGTTCAAGTCATGAAATAAAACATGCAGACAGGTTTAAACATGTCAGAGGCCATGTGAGGGACGGAGAGATGGACAGGCTTAACATATCAGAGGCCAAGGGAGGGACGAAGAGATGAACAGAGAAACAATGGATGAAACAAAAATCAATGACATTGGtttccttgctctctctccctctcctcctcctccttttcctcctcttcctcctcttcatcctcgtcCAGAGACACCACCCCGGAGGAGGCTACGTCTGAGACCTTCCTGTGGGTGGCATAGTCAGGTGGGTACACCTCACCATCTCCTTCTCCCTGGCACACGGTGCCCTCGTAGTCTTTGCAGGGCGTATCGTCGTCCTCCCCGGGTGACAGGTAGGTCTCGGAGTAGGTCACAGAGTAGCAGGGCGACTCCTCCCCCCCCGGCCGGCCCCTCCCACCCCCCAGGCTGTTGAAGTCCcctccccctctaaccccctGCCCCACCCTCTGGAGGCGGGCCAACAGCAGCTCCTCTCCCCCTTGCAGGGCCGAGAGGATCTTGGCAGCCAGCTCGGCGGCGTTACCGTAGTTGATGCCGCAGTGATGGGTGAGATCTCGCAGTAAGGGGTGTTGCTCGTCCAGGCTGCAGAGGCTGGAGCAGATGGTGTCTGTGGAAGTGGGCGAGggcctgtctcctctacctgctCCCTCGCAGCACGGCCCCCGCAGACCCAGGTGCTGACACACCTGACTGTGAAGAAGGTCCCTCAGGTAGGGGGGCACCTCTGGagccagagaggggggagaagagagacagtgagtgtgCTGAATAAACCCTGCCTATTGTCTTACCATGCCTGATGAGGTCAGGTCACGTGGTCAGGAAAAACTAGGAGCCCTACTGATGAGAGAGCAATGTATTGTTCGGGAATGACAGGAGACACGTTAAATAGTCAAACTGACTTATCAGGCTAAATATGTAAAGGGTGGAGGTTATAGGAtgcaagctgatcctagatctttgCCTTTGGGGCAACTTCTCACCCATATAGTGTTACGGAATAAAATACGTCATACTAAATGAAAATAAATGACATTATCAAGCAAAACAAAGCAGTCATATTTGGTGCAGTGGAGTAAGCAATCAGCATAAAAGCATTGGCATCCCCACAATAGTACACACAaacattcacaaacacacactcactaaatgTATAGTCCACTCACACAACCAACAAACTCATTTagcaacccccccacccccctgtctGCAGCAAAGGAATCAAATGAAACTGCATGTGGGATATCAAATTGTGCCGGGGAACAACATTTTTTGTGAGAGGATGAAAGTAGGGCACTGGGACAATCAGAGTTTCAGACAGCTTCATCACCACACagttagaggagacagggaggtggGGGGATGGGGAGAAAGGATGTGCAAGACCTGGAGTAGGGGGTAGGAATAAATGAAGGTATGAGAAAGGAGGACCATGCATTCCTCAGTGATACTCCAGTAGTAATAGGGTAGTATTGGCTCAAATTTGGAAGTTGAAAAAGTTGGTATCGTTTTGGGGGTGGTCTGATTATGATAGTTagttaatatgtgtgtgtgtgtgtgtgtgtgtgtgtgtgtgtgtgtgtgtgtgtgtgtgtgtgtgtgtgtgtgtgtgtgtgtgtgtgtgtgtgtgtgtgtgtgtgtgtgtgtgtgtgtgtgtgtgtacagtacccgTGCTTTGTGTTGTGGGCTCG
Proteins encoded in this region:
- the LOC129866096 gene encoding protein FAM131A-like isoform X1, giving the protein MVLTALTQFSCKVNVEDTVEMLPKSKRALTIQEIAALARSSLHGISQAMKDHVTRPTGMAQGRVAHLIEWKGWCKPTDTPTALESDFNNYSDLTEGEQEARFAAGVAEQFAIAEAKLRAWSSVDGDDSNDDSYDEDFIPANEPTTQSTEVPPYLRDLLHSQVCQHLGLRGPCCEGAGRGDRPSPTSTDTICSSLCSLDEQHPLLRDLTHHCGINYGNAAELAAKILSALQGGEELLLARLQRVGQGVRGGGDFNSLGGGRGRPGGEESPCYSVTYSETYLSPGEDDDTPCKDYEGTVCQGEGDGEVYPPDYATHRKVSDVASSGVVSLDEDEEEEEEEKEEEEREREQGNQCH
- the LOC129866096 gene encoding protein FAM131A-like isoform X2, producing the protein MLPKSKRALTIQEIAALARSSLHGISQAMKDHVTRPTGMAQGRVAHLIEWKGWCKPTDTPTALESDFNNYSDLTEGEQEARFAAGVAEQFAIAEAKLRAWSSVDGDDSNDDSYDEDFIPANEPTTQSTEVPPYLRDLLHSQVCQHLGLRGPCCEGAGRGDRPSPTSTDTICSSLCSLDEQHPLLRDLTHHCGINYGNAAELAAKILSALQGGEELLLARLQRVGQGVRGGGDFNSLGGGRGRPGGEESPCYSVTYSETYLSPGEDDDTPCKDYEGTVCQGEGDGEVYPPDYATHRKVSDVASSGVVSLDEDEEEEEEEKEEEEREREQGNQCH